Part of the Benincasa hispida cultivar B227 chromosome 12, ASM972705v1, whole genome shotgun sequence genome is shown below.
TCACCGTGCTCGTGAACTTTGACTTGTGAAGTATTTGTCAAAATACCGCCGTGACAGCTCGGAAATTACGAGGAAGGTTGTCATGAAAACGGCGGCTGggttttgactttttattatatatatttaatgctCAACCGTATAATTTTTCCACTTGcttcaaaaagttttttttccctcttttttccTCATGAGTTGATTACTTGGGGTGATTTGAATATCATATagcaaatagaaaaaattaaatctaaaatatagtgattattataattatatctttaaatttttaattataaaaattgagtttgtcaCACCATAAAAGTCCTATAATTAGGCTTTTAGATTTAAATAATCCACAATGgtaataataaataagtttgaaggttcaatttttatcatttgaaattcaactttctactattattttaattttgagggtataattttaacatataaaaaaGTTTGATGACCTAATTTTTACAATTGTAAGTTTGAAGGTGCAATTGCAAGTTTGCAACTATAGCTACAACAATTGTAAGTTTTCTAGTTAACgttgatatgtttttttttaaaaaaagtgctattaaaattttagttaaagtttATTTGTTGGGAAAAAAACATTTCACTCTTATTACATGaataaaccaaaaaaaataatgtagaaaataaaagaagctACCAACACATGACACATGAGAATTTCAatgtgaaaaattataaaattgctTGGGAAAAATCAGAGCCATTAAAACGAATTTATTATGTGAAAATTTATTGCAATCATATATAAACATATCTTACCCTATTAATCACTCACAGATAAGAATTGGTATACAATGTTTAAAGTGTTTCCATATTTGATGTTTTGAAATCAAAGTCATAAACTTCTTTTATGTAGTCTATTTAGAGTCTATCTTTTTTGTGAACAAGTTACACATGGAACTTATCCCAAATAAAGATTAATTTAGCTTCTAAAGGAGATTAGTCATGTGTGGTTGTAATGGGTTGGCATCTTCCTCCGACCATCTTATGGAAGCTCAATCCTAATGTTTTGTGGAACCCAACGATAAGCATAAGTCTGAGGATGggtattatgtgttcatctagATTGTGTGTACGTTTTTTAGACATCACTAGATCCTCTATGATATCAAAATGCTAGAAGCTATGTTCATCATTGAGGATCTTTCTTGTATCCCTCACAATTGAATTCTTGAAAGTTTGAAGTAGAATATGATTGTTTAGTTAGAAGTGATTAAGCTTATGAATTATGAGCCTACTAACCTTAATCCTTTATTAGCGAAGTTAAGGAGTTATCGCAACTGCTTGGTtgagatcttttttttttgtggtcaTATTCTTCATTGTAACAACGATCTAGTTCATTCTTTTGCCCGTCAAACGATAGAAGATCACCAAATTGTTTTGTTGGAGAATTTGTTTGTGTTGTGGCTTAATGAAATTATCAATCAAGTTTTGATTATTTAAGTttatccttttaaaaaaatatcaatataattaCGATCTAAATAGAAGACCTTGGTGGATCAAAGTTGCTTCACAACGGTTCATTTAGCATCTTGGACCAAAATTAAAGCAATTAATTGCCTAGTGATTGCcagttaattaatatataattaggtgcttttttttttcctttttttggagaaaatatatactTGATGTGTtctaaagaaaaaggaaaaggaaaaactagATGCCTTATACTTTTATTATGTAACTAAACTAATTTAAAGAGAGAAATTATAAAGTTGGCCACTTTAATCAAAATACTTTCCTATGTGCTCTGTCTTTTCTTCACAAgacatgatatatttttttatatttgaatttataagtatggtttctttattttctaatttctgCAGATTCAATTATCAAAACTAATATCTTTCAATGATATATCAAATTAGATGTCTTctcttatcatttttttaatgatttttttaccTTGATAAATTATAATGGATCAAAATGGTCGAATTATATTATACACCCATTTTTTATTCTAGTAAATTATTATTagttcactattttttttttaaaaaaatacaaatgagATCTAGAGATTTAAACTATGAATCTTTTAGTTCTCTATAAATACATGTGAGTTGAACTAAGCTCTTTTTGGTAATCAACCAAGTAAACATTAaaatcttgtttaaattacaaaaatgagtATAGCTCAACTAAAATATGAATGATTTAGTAAACAATTTGTGGTTCGATTCTTCTTACCTCTATTtggattaaaataaatatggtttaaattttcttcttttatttaagTAAAGCATTGTTGGCCATCTTCCTTTGATTACTTAAGTTCAACATGTAGGAATAaaggtttaaatatatatatattgaaggtatGTCCTATAACcttataaatttttatgtttaatttctcaAGGATCGAGGCAAAATTctcaataaaaaatttgaggTTCACATTTTTTTCATGAATTATGATccgtttattattttattttctttgtctTGATACAATAATATAACTTATTCTTTAAAAGTTTATAATTAAATGGTTTACTCTCAATAGGAAAgtttcatttaaaaattaattaaaacaatttagtAAAATTAACTTTTAGTTTGTATCTATTTATGAtctattcaaaatttttaaaaattcacgAACAACAAATCTAGtagagaaaatttaaaaatatagtgtgtgacaaaaacaataaactataaatctaatataaattaagttcttaaatttttaaaatatgttgaaacatattatacacaaaaataaaaaattgaaaatctacTCATCACTTTTAAAGCGGAGTATATAATGAatataaatttgtaaaattttaatatttattaaacaaaatatattaaagtTGAAGACTTATAATAGGTACTTTAAAtgttctaactttttttttatttaactcaaaattttcattaaaagaagaaaataatccaatattaaatttgattaattagctCAAGTAAATCTTATCTACACAACTCAGAAGCAGCCAAGTTTGTATAATAAACCTTAAAAATTAGGTCAGCCTCACAACTTAAATCAAtttgctaatttttttaaaaatgaaaattaaaaaggaaaaggaaagaaagggaaaaaaagggaaaatgtagATATTAATTtagtaatattttaatttagggAAACAAAACGTGTCCCCACATTTTCTCGAAACTGAccctaaaaaaatagaaaagaagtCAATCATGGTAAAAACAAGAAGGGCATTTtgggtaataaaataaaaagctcCTGAACCCTTGGAATCTCCCCCATGGAAGAAGAACCTCTCAATGAACTTCATAATTCAGCCTATAAAAATCCCTTTTCccccaaattgaaacaaaaccgCCGTCCTCTGTATTCTCCGTTTTATCTTTCCGATCTTCCGCCATGGAGCCCGGTGGTCCGCCCACCCCTCCGCCGCTCCCTCCGCCGCCTACTGGCGCCACTCTCCTTGGCAAGTACCAATTGGGCCGTTTCCTCGGCCGTGGAAGCTTCGCCAAGGTTTACCAGGCCCGTTCTCTCGCCGATAACTCCGTTGTTGCCGTCAAAATCATCGACAAGAACAAAACCATCGACGCCTCCATGGAGCCCTGCATTGTTCGTGAGATCTCTGTGATGCGACGCCTTCAGCACCATCCGAACATCCTCAAAATCCATGAAGTTATGGCGACGAAAACGAAGATCTACCTCGTTGTCGATTACGCTTCCGGAGGTGAACTATTCGCTAAACTCCTCCGCCGTGGCCGGCTGACGGAATCCACCGCTCGCCGTTACTTTCAACAATTAGTCTCTGCTCTCCATTTCTGTCATCAAAGCGGCGTCGCTCATCGTGACATCAAACCCCAAAATCTCCTCCTCGATGAAGAAGGTAACCTAAAGGTCTCCGACTTCGGTCTCTCCGCTTTACCAGAACAGATCAAAGACGGAATGCTTCATACCGCCTGTGGAACTCCGGCGTACACCGCGCCGGAGGTTGTTTCCCGGCGAGGTTACGACGGAGCAAAAGCCGATGCGTGGTCCTGTGGCGTTATCCTCTTCGTTTTACTCTCTGGTCATCTTCCATTCAACGATAACAACCTCGTGGCCATGTACAAGAAGGTTTATCGCCGGGAATATCAATTTCCTGATTCAATTTCAAAGCCGGCAAGGCATTTGATCTTCCAATTACTCGATCCAAATCCAAATACAAGGATGAGCATCGAGGCGTTGATGCAACATTCATGGTACAAGAAATCACTGCGATCAAAGCCCCAAATTAGCAACAGGAGCTTATTTGAATCATTGGGTAATTACAAAACTGATTTGGGTGTTTCTGGATTGAATGCATTTCATATAATTTCAATGTCTTCTGGTTTGGATCTGTCTGGATTGTTTGAAACAACAGATTGTAAAAAGAAGAGATTCACAACAGGGGTTAGTATTGAGAAAGTGGAAGAAAAGGTAACAGAGATTGGAGGAGAATTGGGTTATCGAGTTGAGAAAGGGAAAAGTGGGGCAATTGGGTTAGGGAAAGGGAGAATGATTTTGGTGGTTGAAGCTTTGGAAATAACTTCAAATCTGTTAATGGTGGAAGTGAAGGTAGCTGAATCCAAGATGGAGTTTGAGAGGATGCATTGGGGTGATTTGAAAGCTAAGTTGCAAGACATTGTTGAATCTTGGCACACAAATGAGACAATGTAGTAGTATGAGAAACTGGATTTTTTCGACATGTTTCGGCGGCCGAGCCGTGGCAGAGCTCTGCTGGAGGGTTCGTTGTTTATAAACATGTTTATATGCAATGGGATTTTAGAGCTTACTGAGGGAAGGAAGGGAAGACATTGATTCTTTTCTATGTAAATGAGATTCAATTTGATGAAGGTTCGCACTCctgatttcttttttgtttttgtttttgttactTGTTCTTTTCTTGAACCACAACAAATTTTGTGGTACTTTGTTTGAAATAGCATGGTTAATCTCGAGAAAGTTCATTTCAGAAATTGATATGAACTGAGAAATGGAAAAGATCCCACCATGATTGAAAAGATTGAAGAAAAGTTTCAAGTTTCACTTTTTAAGGTTCCTTTGGAATTGCTTCTGGGAGTAATTCTGAAAGAATTTTAAATATCTTGAGTGCTGGTTacttattaatttatataatataactttcTAATATACTCTTTTACAAACTTGTATGAGTTTCCCTTCTTAGAATGGCTGTCTATAAATATCTTTACATCTTAGAATCAATTGAAAAAAGTTTACATCTTGCACGTGAAGATCATCAAAATGCTAGCCTGCATTCAACTTTTAATATCTTCTCAGATTTTCTTAGATATTTTGGCCAATTCTTCCCCCCACATTTTGCACCGCCATTGTGTTTATTAAGGTCGGATCTCCACAAGCTTTGAACTTCCCTTCAAATTTGGGTGCTTTAAGTTAACTTGTGGTAGAAGTAATTCACGTTGGTCCTTTCTCAAGTAAATGTAACGATGATTTCAATTATGCCTTAATACTGTTGAAAAGTTCCATTTTTAGTaatgaactttaaaatttgttccAAAAAATgccttttgaaaaaaatatcttttttcattaataaaaaaaatgataatttagtAGGTTACTTATTATTAGAAGATCAAaatcattattatcatttatttaaatatcgaaagatttattaaaataatttacataatCAACTTTTACACATCAATTGTTATGTCGATTTATGTTAATGATGTTGTAGCCAATCTGAACATAGCTCAATAGGTATATAACATATTTTACTCATAAGTAGAAATTTAAATCTCATATCCTGCATAttgttgaacttaaaaaaaaatgttgatgttATTTATTACATATCAATTTTTACACATTAGTGTATCAATTTTCATCGGAGGAAAGAAAACCTTTTGAAGGCATCATTTAAACCTACTCTAAAATTTATGCAtgttttgtataatttaacctacttttatcattattatcatATTTTAACAGATCTAATAACCTTCACTTTTAATCAAGGTAGAAAAAGATGTAAAAAAGAATTAATGTGGCAAAAGACTGGGATGATAATGATATAGACtaacatgatatttaatatttatacttGTATCATAGTGCACATGTGATCAATAATTTTTATACACCCTTTATGTCATATAATATTTAAGAAGTTTGGGGGTGTTTTTGATAAAAGCGTGCTAAAGTGATTTTGGTAAAAATTGGTCAGCAATAAATTATTTTGAGGTCTAGTTTAAAAGGGAAAGTGCTTTATGGGTCTATTCTTTGAACTATATAAAAGTATATTTGAGTCctatcattaatttttttttttatttgcatttaacAAAAACAAGTGAGATATTCATGCAAGTGTGATAGTCACCCACACACCTAAGTAGAGAAACCAAAGATCCTTGGAACTATGGCTGGGTAGGTGCTTAGACAGACTCATCTAAATTTGGGACATGTTTTGGAGATTTTCTTTAGTACAACAATAGAGGATGAAAAGTATTCGAACTATAGACTTTTTGGTCGCTAACACATACCATAAATTAGTCGAGCTATGTTTAGTTTGACTATgtttaaaagattttaaaatagttaaaaaccaattttcatgTTCAAAATCACGACATACTCTTAGGGTAggtttaaaatgtattttatgtgtttaatttaaaaataagtcattttgaaaaaaattgaagtgtttggcAACCACTCATAataacaaatacaaacaaattCTATACTGTTTCTGCAGATCAAATCCCGAATCTATTTATAGtacttttgaaatatattttcaataattttgtcaaaagtgtttaaataaaaataagtttttctaaaaatattttttctcaaattaatccaaatagaTCTTTAGTCATCCAAAATCATACTCAAAACTCATTCAAAATCAACTTTGTTTTCatgaaaatcatatttaaaaattgtaaaacaagacattaaattattttttaaatggcTAAAGATATGTTTTCGATTGCTAAAAACAGAAGTATGTTTTTGGAACGATTTTGAACCCCACAACATGGTTTTAACAATTTCAACCATTCAACCAATCACACATTTCTAAACACCCATGATAAACCAAAAGATTGAGCCAaccaaattgaattaaaatcgATCGATCGGAGAAGGAGAGGGATCAGTCGGTGTCGGTTTGAAAAAATTCCAAATCgaaaagtttcaaaaaaaaaaaaatcaaaataaaaccgACTTTTACTAATTGATGATTGaggtcaatttgaacacttacTAAATAGACAATCGATAGTCACCCCTACTTGCAATTATAATATggaatttatcatttttccctcaaTATATTTGTTTGCGAAAATCAAACAATCCTAATGTGGAGAAAATAAGCTCGATAAACTTTCCAACCAAAAATCAACAAGATATACAATTAAAAAAGCCACAGTATTGAGGTTGGAATGATAGACATCATTTTATTGAGAATGAGTGACTTGTACCAAGATCAAAGtgacaatataattacaaagcatgatatcagtgatgCTAAAATGCTGAAAAGGGAGTGTCACTCACTTGCAGTACTTTTTGAACCATACACCAATGTTGAGGAAGCTTTCGAAATCCGATTGCGGCCTAATACAGAAAGTACATGCATCAGCCTAAAATCGTTAGAATCGTTTTAGCATAGTTTTGAGGCTCTTGACAATAGTTtcctatttttaaaatgttgtaaTTGAAATTGCTATTTCTTTGACAATCATAAAACAGACGAAGTGTTACTATAATCTTAACTTATAACGAATGATCCAAATGGATGTGTTTTCAGAATCAGAAACTATTCGAAAAACACGTTCCGAATATGCGAGAATGTAAAAGCAGATAAATGTGGAACCTGTCAATTGGATGAATATCGTCTGGAAACATGAAGACTTTGACCTCAACTCCTTTCTCCTTCAACGCTCGCGCATActgcatattatatataactCCATCATATAGTTTAACATGACAAACAGAAATTCAAAGAGCCAGCAATTGGACACAGATTTCATGTCAATGTGAAATCATTCTTGGTTTACAAGACTGACACAGCCGCCATTTTATAATCACACAAATCAATCAAAAGGATGAAGAATTTACTAGAATATGTTAAAATCTTACTTGCAACCCGTTTGAAAATGGAACACGAAGATCTTTAGCacctaaaagaaaaatggtagGTGCTTTAACCTGCAAAATCAAAATGAGATTACAAAGGAGAACAGCTACTCAAAAGAAAGTCTTAAGCTATCTGTTAAGCTCCTAACCTGCACTCAGCAAATCCCAACGAAAAGACAAGGACAAATAATGGAAAAACAGGGTTTATCTCTATTGATATTGATATTCAAAACCCAGAAATTACAAGCGCAAGTAGCTTAACAGCTTAGTAAGAAGAAAACTTCAGACAACAAAGGTGAGAAACGCAGTAACAAGGAAACGAACTAAAATCCCAGCACCATTCGAGAGAGTTGGGAAATTCTCTCCATAAAAGTTTCTCTAGCTCTTATTTATCTTCAGAAAATGGCATATCCATTGATGACCTCAAGCTGTCTCTTTATAGGGCTTTGCAAGGACCCCTTAACCGTTTTCATCCTCCACTAATTCCCCTATAACAGATTCACCCCCTGCCAATTCTGTTGTAACAAATTCCTTCAGCGTATTTCCCATTTTACCCTTCCTTTTATAGGTGTAAATAATTGGGGGTTTTACACTATCCTTCGAAAATATATGAAACTAGAAGTAGACATAAACAGGACAACCTTCAAATTATtgtcttaaaaattaaaagaaatctaAAACGGAGTTTGGTAAAATAATTCTCCAGATAAAGATATTTTAACTAAATACGAGTTATCTTCTTACTAGGATTTTTCCAAGTTTAGTTTATACCAACTCTCGCCCCATttaaaaaaaggagaaattatTGTCACTCACAAGACAAAGGATCCTCCTCCCCTTAGAAGAGCTTacgttttcctttttcaataataaataaccaaaatctAGACATATAAACTTCTTGATTTTGTACTGCTGGCCACAAATTTTATGGCTTCTATTTTATTAGCaagaattttaataaattaaccaTATGTTCCATTTGACTACCTCGACTTATTGTGATTACAAAACTGTTGACCAGAGCTTCTATGAGTACTATTTTCTTCCAACCTTGGCGATAACTATAAAACATGGTCATGACAATAAAGTTATAGATGGCTAGCTTTTAATCAACGTACTTTTGAGACATGTGAAATGGGAGATTTGTTGTACAAGTGGATTAGGTGCTCAGCAGATGGTGCTTCCGTGAAGTAATTCTTGCCCTCCATTCCATAACATTCCACATAACACCAATCAGGAATATCTGATGTGCTAACCATTAAAGCAAGGTTACACACAGGATTTCTTGCGGCAGCTGCCACAAATCTATCTGGTGCCTGCAGTATGTAGAAAACATAAGGGACTCAATTTATAAGGAAACTATTTCCTTTTTAGAACTCCATTTGCCTTCTTGGCAACTAAATATAGTAGGATCAGGTAATTGCCCCATGAGAATAGTCTCCATATGTCACAAATCCATAACAATAGCAGTTTATGATGCTTTTTCATAAAAGTGACTTTAAGTAAAGTTCTCTTTTACAAACACTTCAAGTCTTCCTTTCAAAATCACTGATTAAATTACTTCttcaaaaaatataataagatgttcttttataagtatttttacgattttgaaaatcaaatctaACCCCACCCTACGAAATTAGTTTGTAGGTATAGAACAATTGAGATAGAGAGAAAGCAAGTCAAAATATCACCAGATTACAAAATATCACCAGATTACTGGACTGATGCATGGCGTGCACCATCATATTTTCAAGTGCAGCGCAGGAGAGAACTTGAGTTATAGAAAACATCGTGGAAAGCATCAACAGATGCAAAATCATCTTCTAATCACGCAGAATATAAATTCCATACATCAATCAAGCAGAGGTTTTAATTTCAGAAAATGCAAACTAAAAAAGTGGTGTTAACTACAAAACCTGGCCAATCAAATGCGTTGTCAAAAACCCCCCATGAGAACCGCCAAGAACTACAACTTTAGATGAATTAGCAAGTCCCTTGTCAATAATGTGATCTAATGCCGTCAGTACATCATTGACATcctaagaaaaaatatataaaagataaataaaacatTCTATCCCATGGAAATTCTCACCAAATAAAGGATTAAAAACCTAAATTCATCATTATAACTAGTACCTGGGATCCAATTTTTCCAGGAAGAGATTGCAATGCTTCCTCACCGAACCCCAATGAACCTCTGAGATACCatatcaaagaagaaaaaggaaaatactcTCTTTATGCAGTGACAATATATCTGATATATAATACATAATTTTCCATTCACCTCGATCTCACTTTACAAGCAAATGACTTTTTCCATGGTGCAGTaattaaaatgaacattttttgTCTAAAAGATAATCGTAGTGCTTCAATGAGGCTTTGAATAATAAAGACTCAAGTATATAAACTTGAGACTTGAGAGAAGGGCTCCAGTTGAGATATAAGCATATTATATATTTCACCAattgaaaaatgattaatttgaCCCAGCCTCTATTACAAAAACGTGATATCAACCCAAATTTAGATCCGAGGGAAGAAAATAAACCTACCTATAGTTCACAACCAAAAGGTTGAATCCTATTGAAGACAGAAATGCCAAGGACTT
Proteins encoded:
- the LOC120092489 gene encoding CBL-interacting serine/threonine-protein kinase 7-like, coding for MEPGGPPTPPPLPPPPTGATLLGKYQLGRFLGRGSFAKVYQARSLADNSVVAVKIIDKNKTIDASMEPCIVREISVMRRLQHHPNILKIHEVMATKTKIYLVVDYASGGELFAKLLRRGRLTESTARRYFQQLVSALHFCHQSGVAHRDIKPQNLLLDEEGNLKVSDFGLSALPEQIKDGMLHTACGTPAYTAPEVVSRRGYDGAKADAWSCGVILFVLLSGHLPFNDNNLVAMYKKVYRREYQFPDSISKPARHLIFQLLDPNPNTRMSIEALMQHSWYKKSLRSKPQISNRSLFESLGNYKTDLGVSGLNAFHIISMSSGLDLSGLFETTDCKKKRFTTGVSIEKVEEKVTEIGGELGYRVEKGKSGAIGLGKGRMILVVEALEITSNLLMVEVKVAESKMEFERMHWGDLKAKLQDIVESWHTNETM